AAAGAAGGTGAAATATTTGGATTTCTCGGTGCAAACGGTGCGGGAAAATCTACAACTATAAAAATGCTTTGCGGATTACTTGAGCAAACAAGCGGTGATGCGCTTATCGGTGGATACAGTATTAAAACTCAAGCTGATTTGGTTAAGAAAAATATTGGGTATATGTCGCAAAGATTTTCTCTTTATAACGATTTAACAATTGAAGAAAATATAAAATTCTTTGGCGGTGTTTATGGTTTAGAAGGCAAAGAATTAACTAACAGAATGCAATGGATTTTAAATACTGCAAATTTAATAGGTAAAGAAAATATTTTAACCGGCTCACTTCCTGGAGGAATAAAACAGCGATTGGCATTGGGTACGGCTGTAATTCATAAACCTAAAATAGTTTTTCTTGATGAACCAACTAGCGGTGTTGATCCAATTTCACGTAGATCTTTTTGGGAATTAATAAACGAACTTTCCGGAGAAGGAATTACGGTTTTAGTAACAACTCATTATTTGGAAGAAGCGGAATACTGCGGAAACATAATTTTGATAAACGCCGGAAACCTAATAGCAGAAGGCAATTCCAAAGTTTTGAAAACTAAGTACCTACAAAATCCAATTTATGAAATTAAATGTAATAATGTTGTTGATGCAATGGAGATTTTTGATAAATCCAATTTTGTTGATGAAACTTCGATTTTCGGAAATTCAATTCACTTAATAATGAATGAAAATTTTACAAATGAAAGTCTGATTTATAATGAATTAAAAAAGTTGCCTCAAATAAAAATTGAGAAAGTTGAGAAAATAGTTCCAACTTTAGAAGATGTGTTTATACACTTGCTGGAAAAGGATAAGAAGTGAG
The nucleotide sequence above comes from Ignavibacteriota bacterium. Encoded proteins:
- a CDS encoding ABC transporter ATP-binding protein yields the protein MFSIEVNNLNKTFGKFIAVNNISFKVKEGEIFGFLGANGAGKSTTIKMLCGLLEQTSGDALIGGYSIKTQADLVKKNIGYMSQRFSLYNDLTIEENIKFFGGVYGLEGKELTNRMQWILNTANLIGKENILTGSLPGGIKQRLALGTAVIHKPKIVFLDEPTSGVDPISRRSFWELINELSGEGITVLVTTHYLEEAEYCGNIILINAGNLIAEGNSKVLKTKYLQNPIYEIKCNNVVDAMEIFDKSNFVDETSIFGNSIHLIMNENFTNESLIYNELKKLPQIKIEKVEKIVPTLEDVFIHLLEKDKK